A window of Hordeum vulgare subsp. vulgare chromosome 5H, MorexV3_pseudomolecules_assembly, whole genome shotgun sequence genomic DNA:
tttgtttagaaattgatgtatctaaatactaaaacgtaaTTAGATACATTCATATATCAAACAAATCAAAGAtaagaattttgagacggagggtgtACCTATGTAGCAGACATGTTAATGATCATACTGTTATAAAGGAAGGATACGAGTTATATACCAAATACATACCATTGATACATCACGAGACATACTTTCGTCACACTGCATGTTGATGTACACTAAATTGATAGTTGCAGTGCACGATGACTAACAAGACTGGTAACTCACCTTTTGTTTCTAtggacatgatcattgtcttgacccTTTGTCCTATATGTGTAACAAATATTCTCTAGCTAGTCTCATGCGGTTAATTTAATTCTCTGATTGATCAGCTTCTAATTAATTTAACAATTCAGGCAGCGTGCATGATAATAAAGAAAAATACCAGTTAGGCCAAACAGTAGATGCCAGCGACAAGATGGAGGGAGATCTCACTCGGCAAGAACTCGATCAAGACGGCCGTTATGGGAATAATGGAAGCAACGTCAAACATGGTTAGCTTTGTTTCCACCACAAACTCAAATCCGTTCATATATATGCCATTGCATTTCATTCATCATCTGAATGAGTAACACCTCGATCGGCCACATGCATGCAGGTGCTCCGCGCAAGCCCATCTGCGACCTGTCCGACCTTAGATATGACATCTGCGACATTTCTGGCGACGCCCGTGCCATCGGTCTCAACCGTACCATCCTTTATGTCCCGCCTGCCGATGAGCGCGACACCGGCGGCTCAGAATGGGCCATCAAGGACCAGTCCCGCAAGTTACTGGTGGACATCATTGAGGTGAAGGTCAAAACCCTGAGCACCGCCCAGTCCTTGGTGGCGCCGGAGTGCACCTCCCGGCACGCTGTCCCGGCCGTCGTGTTCGCCATGAACGGGCTCACGGGTAACCCGTGGCACGGCTTCGGCGACGTCCTTATCCCGCTCTTCATCACCACCCGCGCATACGACGGTGAGGTCCAATTCCTTGTCACCGAGCTCCAGCCATGGTTCGTGGACAAGTACCGCCTCATCCTCGCCAACCTATCACGCTATGACATCGTCGACTTTAACAAGGATGATGGCGTCCGGTGCTACCCGCACATCATAGTTGGCCTCCACAGCCACCGTGACCTCGGCATCGACCCGGCCCGCACACCGCGCAACTACTCAATGCTGGACTTCCGCATGTACATCCGGGACATCTTCTTGCTCCCGCAGGATGGTCAAGGAATCCCGTACAAGGAGGCCAACAGGAAAAACGCAACCACCGGCACTGGAACGGAGAAACAAAAGCCACGGCTCATGCTCATCAACCGGGGCGGGAACAGGAAGTTCGTCAACATTCCGGAGATCTCTGCGGCGGTGCAGGCCGCCGGGTTCGAGGTGCTGGTCGAGGAACCGAGCTTTGAGGTGAGGCTCGAGGAGTTCTCCCGGGTGGTGGACTCGTGCGACGTGCTAATGGGCGCGCACGGGGCCGCGCTCAcgagcttcttcttcctccgcaCCAACGCGGCCATGCTGCAGGTGGTGCCATGGGGCGTGGACACCGCCATGGCGTATTTTGGCGTGCAAGCCAAGGAGATGATGCTGCAGGACGTCGAGTACAACATCGCTGCGGAGGAGAGCACGCTCTATGAGAAGTACGGCAAGGACCACCCAATGATCAGTGACCCAGAGTCGATACATAGGCAGGGGTGGGAGTTGACAAGGCAGTATTTTTGGCTAGAGCAGGATATCAGAATCAACGTCACCAGATTTGCGCCTGTGCTACACCACCTGCTTCAGACGCTCAGGGGATAGAGGATAGACCTACGGATAAAATTTACAGATTGTATTGTAGGAACTGACGTGGGATTAGATGATTGGAAATCATGGTGGTGAGACCCAAATATTCATGGTATAAACCGACCAGTTGTTAATTTATATATTTATAGATTGCACAGTTTTACAAGGTTttggaagcttttgaaatatttcagaGCCTCCTAGTGGATTGTCTCATTGGGTGGCACAAGGGGGCGCACCACGTGGCATCAAAGTGTTACATCACTTTCAAAAGAAAATGTGTTGCAACACCGCTTTGGGGCAAGCCGTCAAGGGGTGGAAAGCTCTATCATACGCCTCATATGCGTAATAAAAACATAAGAAACAACTAGTACAATGCATTGTATCCAAATTTAATGATTTCTGGCTCATGCATGTATATGATTGGGTTAACATCTTTTTTCTGCCTATGACCATGTTGTAAGGTTGTATTTTAGTTAAGATACAACTTCACTACTCCATCCGTCATGGTTTAGAAGACGTGCATGTAAATTTTCtggaacctaggtggttattgattggctgtgagacgggctaaaaaatagcattcacactacgcatgcatatagaagtagtataAAAGAATACTAATTAGATACTAAGAGTAAATACAATgcgtcttaaaccttgtctattatgaaaatgcacgtgagtttaactgtgccttctaaaccgtgacggaggtagaATCTCTCTTCATTAAATACAATGTTACATAAAAAATATCTATAAAACCGTGCTAAAAGACTTGTATTGACACAGGCCTCAAACCCGTAGGTTCAGATGAAGGCGTCAACCTTGACAAACTAGTCTTACAACGTTATCCAGAGAAGCCAGGTCAGCATGCATAAGCACCCTGGGATGGATCGTTCGAAAAAGGTGTTCAATGGAGGAGCATATCAGATATCAAATGTCAAAGAGAATCGCTTGGATCCAAACCCATGTAATGCCACTCTACTTCGTCGATTCCACGGCTAGATAATTTTTTATCTTTGGTTTTCTTGCTTTTTAGACTTAGCTAAGAAGTTCTTTATTTAAAAAAGGTTTGAACCAATATATCGTCCTTTTAGAATTATTGTTTTTCCTGGCCTTCTCTGTATCATATGGCACGCACGATGTAGTACATTGCTACACA
This region includes:
- the LOC123398473 gene encoding beta-1,2-xylosyltransferase XYXT1-like, giving the protein MAADSPSSSSSGVARRLAHHHQAVLGLLLGLFVSLVLYTTVSGQFRSTNTIVVLQSTPAEGTEQNAMTSPPPVSSASSVPNNSIQGSVHDNKEKYQLGQTVDASDKMEGDLTRQELDQDGRYGNNGSNVKHGAPRKPICDLSDLRYDICDISGDARAIGLNRTILYVPPADERDTGGSEWAIKDQSRKLLVDIIEVKVKTLSTAQSLVAPECTSRHAVPAVVFAMNGLTGNPWHGFGDVLIPLFITTRAYDGEVQFLVTELQPWFVDKYRLILANLSRYDIVDFNKDDGVRCYPHIIVGLHSHRDLGIDPARTPRNYSMLDFRMYIRDIFLLPQDGQGIPYKEANRKNATTGTGTEKQKPRLMLINRGGNRKFVNIPEISAAVQAAGFEVLVEEPSFEVRLEEFSRVVDSCDVLMGAHGAALTSFFFLRTNAAMLQVVPWGVDTAMAYFGVQAKEMMLQDVEYNIAAEESTLYEKYGKDHPMISDPESIHRQGWELTRQYFWLEQDIRINVTRFAPVLHHLLQTLRG